The Candidatus Denitrolinea symbiosum DNA window AGCGCCTCCCCGCGGAATCCCAAAGTCGAGATGGAAAAAAGTTCGGCGGCCTGGAGCAGCTTCGAGGTCGCGTGACGCGCCGTCGCCAGTTCCAGTTCCGAGGCGGGAATCCCCGTCCCGTCGTCCGCGATCTCGATGAGGCGTCGTCCCGCCTCCTGCACGGTCACGGTCACGGCGCGGGCGGAGGCGTCCAGCGAATTTTCGACGAGTTCCTTCACCACCGAGGCGGGGCGTTCGATCACCTCGCCCGCCGCGATCTGCGAGGCAACTTCGGGCGCGAGCAAATGAATGGGCATGGGTGAATTATAATCGCCCCATGAAATTTGCCGCCGTTTTCTTCGACCTCGACGACACGCTCTATCCCGCCTCGACGGGTTTGTGGCTCGCCATCAAAGAACGTATGAACGTTTACATGCGCGACCGCATGGGCTTCGACCCCGCCGAGATCCCGACCGTCCGCGAGAAATATTTCCGCGAATACGGCACGACTTTGCGCGGACTGCAAGCCAATCACCAGATCAATGTGGACGATTTCCTGGCCTTCGTGCATGACCTCCCGCTGCGGGACTACCTGACTCCCGATCCGACTCTCCGCCCCGTCATCGCTTCGATCCCCACCCGAAAGTGGATCTTCACCAACGCCGACGCCTCCCACGCCCGACGCGTCCTCGCCGCGCTCGAACTGGACGGCCTCTTCGACGGTATCGTAGACGTCAACGCGGTCGCGCCGTACTGCAAGCCCATGCCCGAGTCGTTTCGGATCGCGATGGAATCCGCGGGCGAGACCGATCCCGCGCGCTGCGTGATGATTGACGACCTGCCGCGCACCACCCGCGCCGCCCGCGAGTTCGGCATGTACGGGATCCTCTACGGGCAGGATGCCCCCCAGCCCGACGCCGACGCGTCCTTCACCGATTGGCGCGTCCTGCCCGCGCTGTTGAACGGGAGTAAACCATGAACACAGACGGTATCCTCGTGGCGGCGCTGGTCATCGGGATCGTCGTCCTCGCCAACGGGCTGATGTTCCTGTGGGCGCGTTCGTGGGCGCGCGGCGACAACGCGACCCGCGATTTTCTGAAAGGCGCGCAGAACGCCATCGGCAAGCCGTTCGAGAAACAGAACAGAGAATTGGACGAATTACACAGGCGGGTGGACGATTTAAAAAAGTGAGATTTTTCTAGTTCCTGCAATCTTCTTACAATTTCCAGACAATTATTTCATCCCGCCTTAATGCGGGCGTGATAATCTCGATTTTTGAACACTTTGGCAGCGAGGAGCATTTTATGAACAAAACCGTTAAAGTCATTCTCGGCCTCTTTATTGGCATGGTCCTGCTGGCGGGCGCGTTTTCCGGCGGCTTCATCACCGGGCATTTTCTGCCCATCGGCAAAAATGGTCCGGCCATTTCCGCGCCGCCCGGCAGCGTTCCATCCAACCAGGGCAATACTCCCACCGAACTTCAGACTCTCTTCCAGCCGTTCTGGGAAACGTGGACGCTGGTGCATGAACAGTATGTAGACCAGCCTGTGGACGACGTGGCGCTCATGCGCGGCGCCATCCAGGGCATGTTGGACTCGCTCGGCGACAAACATACCTCCTACATGAGTCCCGAAGAATTCAAGCAGGCCAACGAGGATCTCGCCGGCGAATACGAGGGCATCGGCGCTTACGTGGACATCTCCGGCGACTACCTGACGGTCATCAGCCCGATCTCGGGTTCGCCCGCCGAAGCCGCGGGGCTGCGCAACGGCGACATCATCATCGCCATTGACGGGCAGGACATGACCGGCGTCAACCCCGAGCTCGCCCGCCAGAGAGTGCTGGGGCCGGCCGGTTCCGTCGTCACATTGACGATCCGCCGCGGGGACGAGGCTCCGCTCGACGTCAAGATCACGCGCGCCAAGATCATCGTCCACAGCGCCGAGGGCAAAATGCTCGACGACGGTATCGCCTATGTTGAAATCTCCACTTTCGGCGAAAAGACCTCCCAGGAACTCAAGGATACGCTCGCCAAATTAATGGCCGAGAATCCCAAAGGCCTGATCCTCGACCTGCGCAACAACGGCGGCGGCTACAAGGACACTGCGGTGGAAGTCGCGTCCGAGTTCATCCCGAAGGGGAAAGTCGTGCTTTACGAGCAATACGGTTCGGGACAAAAAGATTCGGACGAAGCGCTCGGCGACGGGCTCGCGGAGAACATCCCGATGGTCGTGCTGATCAACGAAGGCTCCGCCTCGGCCTCCGAGATCGTGGCGGGCGCGCTTCAGGATTACGGACGCGCCAAACTCGTCGGCGTCGTCTCCTACGGCAAGGGTTCGGTGCAAATTTGGGATGAACTGTCCAACAACCAGGGCGCGGTGCGCGTCACCATCGCGAAATGGCTGACGCCCGACGGACGCGCCATTGACAAAACCGGGTTGACGCCTGAAGTGTACGTTTCG harbors:
- a CDS encoding pyrimidine 5'-nucleotidase, encoding MKFAAVFFDLDDTLYPASTGLWLAIKERMNVYMRDRMGFDPAEIPTVREKYFREYGTTLRGLQANHQINVDDFLAFVHDLPLRDYLTPDPTLRPVIASIPTRKWIFTNADASHARRVLAALELDGLFDGIVDVNAVAPYCKPMPESFRIAMESAGETDPARCVMIDDLPRTTRAAREFGMYGILYGQDAPQPDADASFTDWRVLPALLNGSKP